In Haliotis asinina isolate JCU_RB_2024 chromosome 16, JCU_Hal_asi_v2, whole genome shotgun sequence, the following are encoded in one genomic region:
- the LOC137268026 gene encoding peroxisomal targeting signal 1 receptor-like isoform X1 yields MAGRGLVDGECGGSNSLMKLNSHFTRDRAFKQEGFRPPGQAGKPITQISPDELVNEFMLGHQTAIAPQTFHMSSLLQEMREIEESEMKHMPHRAPGIAELASDANWAEEFLTAENMAAASGDWVKEFQAGQQAAAADTKWAEEYLEPTLDKTWSEQYEREQLDDTKWIDEYHQSSDLEKTANDLLGSVDDPKFSNSEFMKFVKRIGDGEITIEDNKVLQKTPGQRSDDWAQEFAAGQAGASVTDKWAEEFAEFSANQAEPEAFWDNLQKHWEDVDRNDSQPWLTEFEQSEPYKTYNFEADNPLLDHPNPFAAGMEKLGQGDIPNAVLLFEAAVKKDDSHMEAWQYLGTSQAENENEPAAIAALKRCLELSPTNLTAWLSLAVSYTNESLGSYACHALKSWLKHSPKYASLVPGPLGEKPVTSSFMSTQDYEEVKELYLKAVHMEDRSKIDADVQCALGVLFNLSGEYNKAVDCFQAALQVKPKDALLWNKLGATLANGNRSEEAVEAYHNALQLSPGFIRSRYNLGIACINLGAHREAAEHFLTALNMQQQSRGPNGPESVMSTNIWSTLRMTLSMLGRPDLYNACDSNNLDMLNKEFKMQS; encoded by the exons GCTGGGAAACCCATCACACAGATAAGTCCAGATGAG CTGGTGAATGAGTTCATGCTGGGACATCAGACAGCAATTGCACCCCAGACATTTCACATGAGTAGCCTGCTGCAGGAGATGAGAGAGATCGAGGAGTCGGAGATGAAGCACATGCCACACAGAG CTCCTGGAATAGCTGAGTTGGCATCTGACGCCAACTGGGCTGAGGAATTCCTGACAGCGGAGAACATGGCGGCAGCAAGTGGAGATTGGGTAAAAGAATTCCAGGCAGGGCAACAGGCTGCGGCAGCTGATACCAAGTGGGCAGAGGAGTACCTCGAACCCACGCTAGATAAAACATG GTCCGAGCAGTATGAGCGAGAGCAACTGGATGATACCAAGTGGATTGATGAGTATCATCAGAGCAGTGACTTAGAGAAGACAGCCAATGATCTGCTCGGCTCTGTCGATGACCCCAAGTTCAGTAACTCAGAG TTCATGAAGTTTGTGAAGCGTATTGGTGATGGGGAAATAACAATAGAGGATAATAAAGTGCTACAGAAAACTCCAGGTCAAAGGTCAGATGACTGGGCACAAGAATTCGCAGCTGGGCAG GCAGGGGCTTCAGTGACTGACAAGTGGGCAGAGGAGTTTGCAGAGTTTTCAGCCAATCAGGCAGAGCCAGAGGCATTCTGGGATAATCTTCAAAAGCACTGGGAAGATGTGGACAG aaatgacaGTCAGCCGTGGTTGACAGAGTTTGAGCAGTCCGAGCCGTACAAG ACCTATAATTTTGAGGCTGACAACCCCTTACTGGATCATCCAAACCCATTTGCAGCCGGCATGGAGAAGTTGGGACAGGGAGACATTCCCAACGCTGTGCTGCTGTTTGAAGCCGCTGTTAAGAAGGATGACTCACACATGGAG GCTTGGCAGTACCTGGGAACGTCACaggcagaaaatgaaaatgaacctGCCGCCATAGCAGCTCTTAAAAG gtgtttagagttatctcccacaAACCTGACCGCCTGGCTGTCACTAGCTGTCAGTTACACCAACGAGTCCCTGGGGTCCTACGCCTGCCATGCCCTCAAGTCCTGGCTCAAACACAGTCCCAAGTATGCCAGTCTGGTGCCAGGGCCTCTAGGGGAGAAGCCAGTCACCTCATCCTTCATGTCAAC CCAAGACTACGAGGAAGTGAAGGAACTGTATCTGAAGGCAGTACACATGGAGGACAGGAGCAAGATAGACGCTGATGTTCAG TGTGCCCTTGGTGTTCTTTTCAACCTGAGTGGGGAATACAACAAGGCTGTAGACTGCTTCCAAGCTGCACTGCAGGTCAAACCCAAG GATGCCTTGCTATGGAACAAACTAGGTGCTACTCTGGCTAACGGCAACAGGAGTGAAGAGGCGGTAGAAGCTTACCACAATGCATTGCAGCTGTCCCCAGGCTTTATCCGATCTCGGTATAACCTTGGCATCGCCTGTATAAACCTTGGTGCTCACAG GGAGGCAGCTGAGCATTTCCTGACAGCCCTGAACATGCAGCAACAGAGTCGAGGCCCAAATGGACCAGAGTCTGTCATGTCCACCAACATCTGGTCAACCCTCAGAATGACACTGTCCATGCTCGGCCGACCTGACCTCTACAACGCATGTGACTCAAACAATCTAGACATGCTGAACAAGGAGTTCAAGATGCAGTCATGA
- the LOC137268026 gene encoding peroxisomal targeting signal 1 receptor-like isoform X2: MAGRGLVDGECGGSNSLMKLNSHFTRDRAFKQEGFRPPGQAGKPITQISPDELVNEFMLGHQTAIAPQTFHMSSLLQEMREIEESEMKHMPHRAPGIAELASDANWAEEFLTAENMAAASGDWVKEFQAGQQAAAADTKWAEEYLEPTLDKTWSEQYEREQLDDTKWIDEYHQSSDLEKTANDLLGSVDDPKFSNSEAGASVTDKWAEEFAEFSANQAEPEAFWDNLQKHWEDVDRNDSQPWLTEFEQSEPYKTYNFEADNPLLDHPNPFAAGMEKLGQGDIPNAVLLFEAAVKKDDSHMEAWQYLGTSQAENENEPAAIAALKRCLELSPTNLTAWLSLAVSYTNESLGSYACHALKSWLKHSPKYASLVPGPLGEKPVTSSFMSTQDYEEVKELYLKAVHMEDRSKIDADVQCALGVLFNLSGEYNKAVDCFQAALQVKPKDALLWNKLGATLANGNRSEEAVEAYHNALQLSPGFIRSRYNLGIACINLGAHREAAEHFLTALNMQQQSRGPNGPESVMSTNIWSTLRMTLSMLGRPDLYNACDSNNLDMLNKEFKMQS, encoded by the exons GCTGGGAAACCCATCACACAGATAAGTCCAGATGAG CTGGTGAATGAGTTCATGCTGGGACATCAGACAGCAATTGCACCCCAGACATTTCACATGAGTAGCCTGCTGCAGGAGATGAGAGAGATCGAGGAGTCGGAGATGAAGCACATGCCACACAGAG CTCCTGGAATAGCTGAGTTGGCATCTGACGCCAACTGGGCTGAGGAATTCCTGACAGCGGAGAACATGGCGGCAGCAAGTGGAGATTGGGTAAAAGAATTCCAGGCAGGGCAACAGGCTGCGGCAGCTGATACCAAGTGGGCAGAGGAGTACCTCGAACCCACGCTAGATAAAACATG GTCCGAGCAGTATGAGCGAGAGCAACTGGATGATACCAAGTGGATTGATGAGTATCATCAGAGCAGTGACTTAGAGAAGACAGCCAATGATCTGCTCGGCTCTGTCGATGACCCCAAGTTCAGTAACTCAGAG GCAGGGGCTTCAGTGACTGACAAGTGGGCAGAGGAGTTTGCAGAGTTTTCAGCCAATCAGGCAGAGCCAGAGGCATTCTGGGATAATCTTCAAAAGCACTGGGAAGATGTGGACAG aaatgacaGTCAGCCGTGGTTGACAGAGTTTGAGCAGTCCGAGCCGTACAAG ACCTATAATTTTGAGGCTGACAACCCCTTACTGGATCATCCAAACCCATTTGCAGCCGGCATGGAGAAGTTGGGACAGGGAGACATTCCCAACGCTGTGCTGCTGTTTGAAGCCGCTGTTAAGAAGGATGACTCACACATGGAG GCTTGGCAGTACCTGGGAACGTCACaggcagaaaatgaaaatgaacctGCCGCCATAGCAGCTCTTAAAAG gtgtttagagttatctcccacaAACCTGACCGCCTGGCTGTCACTAGCTGTCAGTTACACCAACGAGTCCCTGGGGTCCTACGCCTGCCATGCCCTCAAGTCCTGGCTCAAACACAGTCCCAAGTATGCCAGTCTGGTGCCAGGGCCTCTAGGGGAGAAGCCAGTCACCTCATCCTTCATGTCAAC CCAAGACTACGAGGAAGTGAAGGAACTGTATCTGAAGGCAGTACACATGGAGGACAGGAGCAAGATAGACGCTGATGTTCAG TGTGCCCTTGGTGTTCTTTTCAACCTGAGTGGGGAATACAACAAGGCTGTAGACTGCTTCCAAGCTGCACTGCAGGTCAAACCCAAG GATGCCTTGCTATGGAACAAACTAGGTGCTACTCTGGCTAACGGCAACAGGAGTGAAGAGGCGGTAGAAGCTTACCACAATGCATTGCAGCTGTCCCCAGGCTTTATCCGATCTCGGTATAACCTTGGCATCGCCTGTATAAACCTTGGTGCTCACAG GGAGGCAGCTGAGCATTTCCTGACAGCCCTGAACATGCAGCAACAGAGTCGAGGCCCAAATGGACCAGAGTCTGTCATGTCCACCAACATCTGGTCAACCCTCAGAATGACACTGTCCATGCTCGGCCGACCTGACCTCTACAACGCATGTGACTCAAACAATCTAGACATGCTGAACAAGGAGTTCAAGATGCAGTCATGA